Proteins from a genomic interval of Pseudomonas asplenii:
- the treZ gene encoding malto-oligosyltrehalose trehalohydrolase: MSLRTLESWSHGAVLLDAENTRFSLWAPDAFYVSVELEDGRSLAMLPQNDGWFTLQTRCRAGTRYRYNIDGELQVCDPASRAQAGGIGAPSVVVDPLAYHWRHKDWQGRPWHTAIIQELHVGTLGGYRAVEQHLPRLAELGITAIELMPLAEFPGERNWGYDGVLPYAPQSSYGTPEDLKHLIDSAHGHGLAVILDVVYNHFGPDGNYLGHYAKDFFRDDQQTPWGAAIDFQRREVRSFFIDNALMWLLEYRFDGLRLDAVHAINDSTFLRELARQVRRQTDPTRHVWLTVENEFNQASLLEEAYDGQWNDDGHNTLHVLLTGETEAYYADYARETTDKLARCLSQGFVYQGHPNRHGRSRGEPSGHLPPTAFILFLQNHDQIGNRAFGERLNQLCPAPALRAATVLLLLSPMIPLLFMGDETGAEEPFLFFTDHHGELADAVREGRRAEFAEFAGFTDPQRRARIPDPNDASTFEASRPNLAPATDGNRAATAQLYRQLLEIRHRELLPRLPGTQALGADVLAEGAVSARWRMGDGTLLRIDLNLSARAVEHRIEGGTHWLFESSTGASRLLEEGQLAPYCALVSLSHDNDDSPAPDGERP, from the coding sequence ATGTCGTTAAGGACTCTGGAAAGCTGGTCCCACGGCGCGGTCCTGCTCGATGCGGAAAATACCCGCTTCTCGCTGTGGGCACCGGACGCCTTCTATGTCAGCGTCGAACTGGAGGATGGCCGCTCCCTCGCCATGCTGCCGCAGAACGACGGCTGGTTCACCCTGCAAACCCGCTGCCGCGCAGGAACCCGCTACCGCTACAACATCGACGGTGAACTGCAAGTCTGCGATCCGGCTTCGCGCGCCCAGGCCGGCGGGATCGGCGCCCCGAGTGTAGTGGTCGATCCCCTCGCCTATCACTGGCGTCACAAGGACTGGCAGGGGCGGCCCTGGCATACCGCGATCATCCAGGAACTGCATGTCGGTACCCTCGGCGGCTACCGTGCGGTGGAACAGCACCTGCCGCGCCTGGCCGAACTCGGTATCACCGCCATCGAGCTGATGCCCCTGGCCGAGTTCCCTGGCGAGCGCAACTGGGGTTATGACGGTGTGCTGCCCTACGCACCACAATCGAGCTACGGCACGCCCGAAGACCTCAAGCACCTGATCGACAGTGCCCACGGTCACGGCCTGGCGGTCATTCTCGACGTGGTCTACAACCACTTCGGCCCGGACGGCAACTACCTCGGGCACTACGCCAAGGATTTCTTTCGCGACGACCAGCAGACACCCTGGGGCGCAGCCATCGACTTCCAGCGCCGCGAGGTGCGCAGCTTCTTTATCGACAACGCCCTGATGTGGCTGCTGGAATACCGCTTCGACGGCCTGCGCCTGGATGCGGTACACGCCATCAACGACAGCACCTTCCTGCGCGAACTGGCCCGACAGGTGCGTCGGCAGACAGACCCGACACGCCATGTCTGGCTGACCGTGGAAAACGAGTTCAACCAGGCCAGCCTGCTGGAGGAAGCCTATGACGGCCAATGGAACGACGATGGCCACAACACCCTGCATGTACTGCTGACCGGCGAGACCGAAGCCTATTACGCCGACTATGCCCGGGAAACCACCGACAAGCTGGCGCGCTGCCTGAGCCAGGGTTTCGTCTATCAGGGCCACCCCAACCGCCATGGCCGCAGCCGAGGCGAGCCCAGCGGTCATCTGCCGCCCACGGCGTTCATCCTGTTCCTGCAGAACCACGACCAGATCGGCAACCGCGCCTTTGGCGAACGTCTCAACCAACTGTGCCCGGCCCCGGCGCTGCGGGCTGCAACGGTGCTGTTATTGCTGTCACCGATGATTCCCCTGCTGTTCATGGGCGATGAAACCGGCGCTGAAGAACCCTTTCTGTTCTTCACCGACCACCACGGCGAGCTGGCCGATGCGGTACGCGAGGGGCGGCGTGCGGAGTTCGCCGAGTTTGCCGGCTTCACCGACCCGCAGCGGCGCGCACGGATTCCCGACCCGAACGACGCCAGCACCTTTGAAGCGTCACGCCCGAACCTGGCGCCGGCCACCGACGGCAACCGCGCAGCCACCGCCCAGTTGTACCGCCAGTTGCTGGAGATTCGCCACCGGGAACTGCTGCCCCGCCTGCCAGGTACCCAGGCGCTGGGCGCCGATGTACTGGCCGAGGGAGCAGTCAGCGCACGCTGGCGAATGGGTGATGGCACGCTGCTGCGCATTGACCTGAACCTGAGTGCCCGCGCGGTCGAGCACCGGATCGAAGGGGGGACTCACTGGCTGTTCGAAAGCAGCACAGGCGCCTCCCGGCTCCTGGAAGAAGGCCAACTGGCGCCCTACTGCGCACTGGTCAGCCTGAGCCACGACAACGACGACTCGCCCGCCCCCGATGGAGAACGCCCATGA
- the glgA gene encoding glycogen synthase GlgA — MISAALDIQKEGLIQISESVQVPAPSTGGKTLSPVAAVNPNKKKVLFVTSEFADLVKAGGLGDVSAALPRAMRHLHDVRVLIPGYPQVLNSDNPIHIVGELSGHAALPPCRIGRMDMPDGLVVYVLICPELFEREGTPYGANNGRDWPDNHIRFARLGLAAADIAANLAQIHWTPDLVHAHDWPAGLAPAYMHWRGQRTPTLFTIHNLAYQGVVSLACCPELGIPPHALQQEGMEFYGKLSFLKAGMAYSSHITTVSATYAEEITTPEFGCGLDGFLASKTYQGLLSGIPNGIDESWDAATDHHLIQPFGIGDWDGKAVNAAHVRQLFGLQDSNGPLFAVVSRLVYQKGLDLTEAVSEFIVRSGGQIAIIGRGEPEEEQAMRQLALRFPGQIGVRIGFNETDARRMFAGSDFLLMPSRYEPCGLSQMYAQRFGSLPVARNTGGLADTIENGVTGFLFDESSVESYEAALRRAFKVFAYPPLLNAMRCRAMAAPFNWSNAVEPYAELYETLVAHSRSRSGKH, encoded by the coding sequence ATGATCAGCGCTGCGTTGGATATTCAGAAAGAAGGTTTGATTCAGATCAGCGAATCGGTCCAGGTGCCAGCCCCGTCAACGGGAGGGAAAACGTTGTCCCCAGTGGCAGCCGTCAACCCCAACAAGAAGAAAGTGCTGTTCGTCACCTCTGAATTCGCCGATCTGGTCAAGGCTGGCGGCCTGGGTGATGTCTCGGCGGCGCTGCCCCGGGCCATGCGCCACCTGCATGATGTACGGGTGCTGATTCCCGGCTACCCGCAAGTGCTCAACAGCGACAACCCGATCCATATCGTCGGCGAACTCAGCGGCCATGCCGCCTTGCCGCCCTGCCGGATCGGACGCATGGACATGCCCGACGGCCTGGTGGTCTACGTGCTGATCTGCCCCGAACTGTTCGAGCGCGAGGGTACCCCCTACGGCGCCAACAACGGTCGTGACTGGCCGGACAACCACATCCGTTTCGCCCGCCTGGGACTGGCCGCCGCCGACATCGCCGCCAACCTGGCACAGATCCACTGGACCCCGGACCTGGTCCATGCCCACGACTGGCCCGCCGGCCTGGCCCCGGCCTACATGCACTGGCGCGGCCAGCGCACGCCAACACTGTTCACCATCCACAACCTCGCCTACCAGGGCGTGGTCAGCCTGGCCTGCTGCCCGGAGCTGGGGATTCCGCCCCATGCCCTGCAACAGGAAGGCATGGAGTTCTACGGCAAGCTGTCGTTCCTCAAGGCCGGTATGGCCTACTCCAGCCACATCACCACGGTCAGCGCCACCTATGCCGAGGAGATCACCACCCCGGAATTCGGTTGTGGCCTGGACGGTTTCCTCGCCAGCAAGACCTACCAGGGCCTGCTCAGCGGTATCCCCAACGGCATCGATGAAAGCTGGGATGCGGCCACTGACCACCACCTGATCCAGCCCTTCGGCATCGGCGACTGGGATGGCAAGGCGGTCAACGCCGCCCATGTGCGCCAGTTGTTCGGCCTGCAGGACTCCAATGGTCCGTTGTTCGCGGTGGTTTCGCGCCTGGTCTACCAGAAAGGCCTGGATCTCACCGAAGCGGTGAGCGAGTTCATCGTCCGCTCCGGCGGCCAGATCGCGATCATCGGCCGGGGTGAACCGGAGGAAGAACAGGCCATGCGCCAACTGGCCCTGCGCTTCCCCGGCCAGATCGGCGTGCGCATCGGCTTCAACGAAACCGATGCACGGCGCATGTTCGCCGGCAGCGACTTCCTGCTGATGCCTTCACGCTACGAACCCTGCGGCCTCAGCCAGATGTACGCCCAGCGCTTCGGCTCATTGCCGGTGGCGCGCAATACCGGCGGCCTGGCCGACACCATCGAGAACGGCGTGACCGGTTTCCTGTTCGACGAATCCTCCGTGGAAAGCTATGAAGCGGCGCTGCGCCGGGCCTTCAAGGTCTTTGCCTATCCACCGCTGCTCAACGCCATGCGTTGCCGGGCCATGGCTGCACCGTTCAACTGGAGCAACGCCGTGGAACCCTACGCCGAACTCTACGAAACCTTGGTCGCCCACTCACGGAGCCGGTCGGGCAAGCACTGA
- a CDS encoding D-2-hydroxyacid dehydrogenase family protein, producing the protein MTLQIAVIDDWQGVAGEVVDWSVLAGIGQVSFLHDYPAATEVMAERLAGYDVICVMRERSTFDEALLRQLPRLKLLVTGGMRNAALDIKAATALGIQVCGTESYKYAAPELTWTLAMALSRNLVKEANALRAGDWQVGLGNDLYGKTLGILGLGSIGQKIARYGQTFGMRVIAWSQNLTAERAAEVGVEYVSKQALFEQADLLSVHLVLSDRSRGLVDAQALAWMKPSAYLVNTARGPIVDEAALVSALRQGRLAGAALDVFEQEPLPAGHPFRTLDNVLATPHVGYVSQNNYRMFYGQMIEDIQAWAAGEPIRTLG; encoded by the coding sequence ATGACGTTGCAGATCGCGGTAATCGATGACTGGCAAGGCGTGGCGGGCGAGGTAGTGGACTGGTCGGTGCTGGCCGGTATCGGCCAGGTCAGCTTTCTACACGACTACCCCGCCGCCACCGAGGTCATGGCCGAACGCCTGGCCGGCTATGATGTGATCTGCGTGATGCGCGAACGCAGTACCTTCGACGAGGCGCTACTGCGTCAGTTGCCGCGCCTCAAGCTGCTGGTGACCGGTGGCATGCGTAATGCCGCCCTCGACATCAAGGCGGCGACGGCCCTGGGCATCCAGGTCTGCGGCACCGAGAGCTACAAGTACGCCGCGCCGGAACTGACCTGGACACTGGCCATGGCCCTGAGCCGCAACCTGGTCAAGGAAGCCAACGCCCTGCGCGCTGGCGATTGGCAGGTGGGCCTGGGCAACGATCTCTATGGCAAGACCCTGGGCATCCTGGGACTGGGCAGCATCGGCCAGAAGATCGCCCGCTACGGCCAGACCTTCGGCATGCGGGTGATCGCCTGGAGCCAGAACCTCACCGCCGAGCGCGCCGCCGAGGTGGGCGTGGAATACGTCAGCAAGCAGGCGCTGTTCGAGCAGGCCGACCTGCTGTCGGTCCACCTGGTGCTCAGTGACCGTTCCCGCGGACTGGTGGATGCCCAGGCCCTGGCCTGGATGAAACCGTCCGCCTATCTGGTCAACACCGCCCGTGGGCCCATTGTCGACGAAGCGGCACTGGTCAGCGCACTGCGCCAGGGCCGACTCGCCGGTGCGGCACTGGATGTGTTCGAACAGGAACCGCTACCGGCCGGCCATCCCTTCCGTACACTGGACAACGTCCTGGCCACGCCCCATGTCGGTTATGTCAGCCAGAACAACTACCGGATGTTCTATGGCCAGATGATCGAAGACATCCAGGCCTGGGCTGCTGGCGAACCGATCCGTACGCTGGGCTGA
- a CDS encoding alpha/beta fold hydrolase: MPTSRSLVLGSLFLAASLPVLSQAAEGPAYGPQLQGFDYPYPVEHFAFQSQGQALQMGYMDVKPSGPANGRSVVLMHGKNFCGATWDSSIKALSAAGYRVIAPDQIGFCTSSKPDHYQYTFQQLAANTHALLESLGIQKAVLLGHSTGGMLATRYALLYPQQVERLALVNPIGLEDWKALGVPYRSVDQWNERELKLSAEGIRNYERNTYYAGRWKPEFERWVDMLAGLNKGPGHVAVAWNSALIYDMIFTQPVYYEFKDLTVPTLLLIGTADTTAIGSDIAPPEVKARLGHYDVLGKQVAKLIPHSTLVEFPGLGHAPQMEEPERFHKALLGWLAARQ; encoded by the coding sequence ATGCCCACGTCACGCTCCCTTGTTCTCGGCAGCCTGTTCCTCGCCGCGTCGCTGCCGGTGTTGTCCCAGGCCGCCGAAGGCCCGGCCTATGGGCCGCAACTGCAGGGCTTCGACTATCCCTACCCGGTCGAACATTTCGCCTTCCAATCCCAGGGCCAAGCCCTGCAGATGGGTTACATGGACGTCAAGCCCAGTGGCCCGGCCAACGGCCGCAGCGTGGTGCTGATGCATGGCAAAAACTTCTGCGGCGCGACCTGGGACAGCTCGATCAAGGCCCTGAGCGCCGCCGGTTACCGGGTCATCGCACCGGACCAGATCGGCTTCTGCACCTCCAGCAAGCCCGACCACTACCAATACACGTTTCAGCAACTGGCAGCCAATACCCATGCCCTGCTGGAAAGCCTCGGCATCCAGAAAGCGGTGCTGCTCGGCCACTCCACCGGCGGCATGCTCGCCACCCGCTACGCCCTGCTCTACCCGCAACAGGTCGAACGCCTGGCGCTGGTCAACCCGATCGGCCTGGAGGACTGGAAAGCCCTCGGCGTCCCCTACCGCAGCGTCGACCAGTGGAATGAACGCGAGCTGAAGCTCAGCGCCGAGGGTATTCGCAACTACGAGCGCAACACCTACTATGCAGGTCGCTGGAAACCCGAGTTCGAGCGCTGGGTCGACATGCTCGCCGGGCTGAACAAGGGCCCCGGCCATGTCGCGGTGGCCTGGAACTCGGCGCTGATCTACGACATGATCTTCACCCAGCCGGTTTACTATGAGTTCAAGGACCTGACAGTGCCCACCTTGCTGCTGATCGGCACCGCCGACACCACGGCGATCGGCAGCGATATCGCGCCGCCCGAGGTCAAGGCCCGTCTCGGTCACTACGACGTGCTCGGCAAGCAGGTGGCCAAGCTGATCCCGCACTCGACGCTGGTGGAGTTTCCCGGCCTGGGCCACGCACCGCAGATGGAAGAACCCGAACGTTTCCACAAGGCCCTGCTCGGCTGGCTGGCCGCCCGACAATAA